A single genomic interval of Myxosarcina sp. GI1 harbors:
- a CDS encoding DICT sensory domain-containing protein: MGISNSVVAQVLQSCDRQRAQMYFKSSLTALSHAMEDLVLTDSDSPLIIACFQRERFYRQEAHRYRRIARKTNQVYVLAAPETEFKNCSDVYETVAFEPSDALAEEWHLVVIGNRYTACLVCHEKTQPETATMSDSFIDSERRFEGIWTFDPTVSRRAASILLDRIAIYRPELQAKIELAYRLYITLEDTQAPTGLVSNSPLTNPDPFVQRLVTYLQAGQYKLLKANKSLAAKQQKERLLNSVIDAVRRSLDMTEILQIAVQKIGEELAVCRCIIYRCRETDNVAKIEREFVSEEIPSVLGKIWQLKNNPLFEEAIAERKTVSADDTRQDTRLTQQAWERGTGEQLQNIVENYQIVSWVIVPIFYQDRLLGALELHHCQEPPVVWQEDDLALVDAIATQVGIALIQAEAYTNLEDLNEQLEALDRTRSNLVAITGHELRTPLSTIQVCLESLAAEPDMDPKLRQVMLDTALDDAERLRNLVQDFLTLSRLESGRVEWNLETLSIVECVELAVSNVKARNSDRALPTIEPLTSKNLPLVQTDGEWLVEVLAKLLDNACKFTNPDGKITIAVKSNGSNHLEVTVSDTGRGIEPKRLETVFDRFYQEEGALRRSAGGTGLGLAICRQIVHNWGGEIWAESLGKDRGSKFHFTIPIAVKTSNLDDGRSSARKKPGKTPKRRKKA; the protein is encoded by the coding sequence ATGGGCATTTCTAATTCTGTAGTAGCTCAAGTGCTGCAATCTTGCGATCGCCAGAGAGCGCAAATGTATTTTAAGTCATCTTTGACGGCGTTGTCTCATGCCATGGAAGATTTGGTATTAACCGATTCGGATTCGCCGTTAATCATTGCCTGTTTTCAACGAGAGCGTTTTTATCGCCAAGAAGCCCATCGCTATCGCCGTATTGCTAGAAAAACCAATCAGGTGTATGTGTTGGCGGCACCAGAAACAGAATTCAAAAACTGTTCTGATGTCTATGAAACGGTTGCCTTTGAGCCTTCAGACGCTCTGGCGGAAGAATGGCATTTAGTAGTAATTGGCAACCGCTATACAGCCTGCTTGGTCTGTCATGAAAAAACTCAACCCGAAACGGCGACAATGTCTGATTCATTTATTGACAGCGAACGTCGTTTTGAAGGCATTTGGACGTTCGATCCTACAGTAAGTCGTCGAGCAGCCTCAATTCTGCTCGATCGCATTGCCATCTATCGTCCCGAACTGCAAGCCAAAATTGAGTTGGCGTATCGACTATATATAACCCTAGAAGATACTCAAGCTCCAACTGGACTGGTATCTAATTCTCCGTTGACCAATCCCGATCCCTTCGTACAAAGATTGGTAACATACTTACAGGCAGGTCAATACAAACTACTCAAAGCCAATAAATCTCTAGCTGCCAAACAACAAAAAGAACGTCTGCTCAATTCGGTAATCGATGCCGTCAGGCGATCGCTCGATATGACCGAAATTTTGCAGATAGCGGTACAAAAGATCGGAGAAGAACTGGCAGTTTGTCGCTGTATTATCTATCGCTGTAGGGAAACAGATAACGTAGCCAAAATCGAGCGCGAATTTGTCAGCGAGGAAATTCCCTCAGTGCTAGGAAAAATCTGGCAGTTAAAAAATAATCCTCTGTTTGAAGAAGCAATCGCCGAACGCAAAACCGTAAGCGCAGATGATACCCGACAAGATACTCGTTTGACGCAACAAGCCTGGGAACGAGGAACTGGAGAGCAACTGCAAAACATTGTCGAAAATTATCAGATTGTTTCCTGGGTAATAGTGCCTATTTTTTACCAGGATCGACTGTTAGGTGCGCTCGAATTGCATCACTGTCAAGAACCTCCCGTTGTTTGGCAAGAAGACGATCTGGCCTTAGTAGATGCGATCGCCACACAGGTAGGTATAGCTCTAATTCAAGCAGAAGCCTACACCAATTTAGAAGATCTTAACGAACAGCTAGAAGCCTTAGATCGCACTCGGTCTAATCTAGTGGCAATTACGGGACACGAATTACGCACCCCGCTATCTACTATCCAAGTATGTTTGGAAAGTTTGGCAGCAGAACCAGATATGGATCCCAAACTACGCCAGGTAATGCTGGACACGGCTTTAGACGATGCCGAAAGGTTACGCAATTTAGTTCAAGATTTTTTAACCCTGTCTCGTTTGGAAAGCGGGCGTGTAGAGTGGAATTTAGAAACCTTATCTATAGTTGAATGTGTGGAATTAGCAGTTAGCAACGTTAAAGCCCGTAATAGCGATCGCGCCTTGCCCACTATTGAGCCACTGACCTCAAAAAATTTACCTTTAGTGCAAACCGACGGAGAATGGCTGGTAGAAGTATTAGCCAAATTATTAGATAATGCCTGCAAATTTACCAACCCCGATGGCAAAATTACTATAGCCGTAAAATCTAACGGCAGCAATCATTTGGAAGTTACCGTATCCGATACGGGAAGGGGCATCGAACCCAAACGTCTAGAAACTGTCTTCGATCGCTTCTATCAAGAAGAAGGAGCCTTACGTCGCAGTGCGGGCGGTACGGGTTTGGGTTTGGCTATTTGCCGCCAAATCGTCCACAACTGGGGAGGAGAAATTTGGGCAGAATCTTTGGGTAAAGATCGGGGTAGTAAATTTCACTTTACAATTCCCATCGCCGTCAAAACCAGCAATCTAGATGATGGGCGATCGTCTGCTAGAAAAAAGCCTGGTAAAACTCCAAAACGCCGCAAAAAAGCATAA
- a CDS encoding tyrosine-protein kinase domain-containing protein: MEQNLETQKLYYFNDSLTSEKIEGGLNLNDIKDAIFRKLPIIAGCTITMACFGFYKIATTPPSYVASFELLSEPLNIETQVTSTDEQSRETREEITSVELDEVQLKILKSPKLISRVTKSLKDKYPDLNYQNLISSLSIDIITGDSSEQNILQVVYENPNKFKVSDVIDVLTQTYLDYSLEKRKEVVQRGISFLDSQIPKISAEIYDLEDQIRTLRIKYNFFNPEVSLEQITTRLNTGLGRESEQNTIELNELQLLSEKLERELKIQPAKSTIALQLATPQYESLLDRLRQLDVEISRKSAIYSDKSTQLQTLKRERRELIALITDEGEIIRQKLDNQIETLNKRQQNIKTETANLKLQIEEWSTISSEYNNLKQRLALANKKRNEFILQKDALLIDAAQREAPWQLLTPASEPQTKNISAVNYLLLSSVLGTLIGVGVGLTLDRYQKIVYTSAKVEEITNLPILAKIPYSYDSKSSFFGELLNFRTTARQLPQPSSQLQIREFSISKLASPSVEAFRSFAANLGLLNFSSNSKILDLDSRIESLVVTSAISGEGKSTVALNLARASASMGKRVVLVDTDLRNSDCLTKRLGWESEIGLMNFLNREEPELDLLYCLKQMPTEENLFVLTSGFESLDSESNEIDSSRLLASVQMYQLMKKLKTNFDLVIYDLCSIIGFADVNLLAGKSDGIIVVTGLGKINTATLTEALNHLKRSQLTVLGLAINDVANKS; encoded by the coding sequence ATGGAACAAAATTTAGAAACTCAAAAACTATATTATTTTAATGATTCTTTGACTTCTGAAAAAATTGAAGGAGGTTTAAACCTTAATGACATCAAAGATGCTATTTTCAGAAAGCTGCCTATAATTGCAGGCTGCACCATAACTATGGCTTGTTTTGGGTTTTACAAAATTGCAACTACACCACCGAGCTATGTAGCTAGTTTTGAACTTTTGTCGGAACCACTAAATATAGAAACCCAGGTAACATCAACTGATGAACAATCTAGAGAGACTAGAGAAGAAATTACTTCAGTAGAACTAGACGAAGTGCAGCTCAAAATTTTAAAAAGTCCCAAATTAATTTCGCGGGTTACAAAATCCCTCAAAGATAAGTATCCAGATCTTAATTACCAAAATTTAATTAGCAGTCTTTCGATTGATATTATCACGGGAGACAGCAGCGAGCAAAATATTTTGCAGGTAGTATATGAAAATCCTAACAAATTTAAAGTTTCAGACGTTATCGATGTTTTAACTCAGACCTATCTTGACTATAGTTTAGAAAAACGCAAAGAGGTGGTTCAAAGAGGAATTTCCTTTTTAGACAGTCAAATACCAAAAATTTCTGCTGAAATTTACGATTTAGAAGACCAAATAAGAACATTGCGCATTAAATACAATTTTTTTAATCCCGAGGTTTCTCTAGAACAAATTACTACACGACTTAACACTGGACTGGGTAGAGAGAGCGAGCAGAACACTATCGAACTAAATGAACTGCAATTATTGTCAGAAAAACTCGAACGTGAACTAAAAATTCAGCCCGCTAAATCGACTATCGCACTTCAGTTAGCTACACCTCAGTATGAAAGCCTTTTAGATCGATTACGGCAGCTTGATGTGGAAATTAGCCGCAAATCTGCTATTTACTCGGACAAAAGTACACAATTACAAACTTTAAAACGCGAAAGAAGAGAGCTTATTGCTTTGATAACTGACGAAGGAGAAATAATTCGTCAAAAACTTGACAACCAAATAGAAACTTTAAACAAACGACAACAAAATATCAAAACAGAAACGGCAAATCTCAAATTACAAATAGAAGAATGGTCGACTATTTCTAGCGAATATAACAATCTCAAGCAAAGGTTAGCTTTGGCTAATAAAAAAAGGAATGAATTTATTTTGCAAAAAGATGCGCTACTAATTGATGCTGCTCAACGAGAAGCACCATGGCAACTGCTAACACCAGCCTCAGAACCACAAACTAAAAACATTAGTGCGGTTAATTATTTATTACTTAGCTCTGTATTAGGTACATTAATAGGTGTGGGAGTAGGACTTACTTTAGATAGATATCAAAAGATAGTCTACACTTCAGCCAAAGTTGAAGAAATTACCAACTTGCCGATTTTGGCAAAGATTCCCTACAGTTATGACAGTAAAAGTTCATTTTTTGGTGAGTTGCTGAATTTTAGAACAACCGCAAGACAACTTCCCCAACCAAGTTCCCAATTACAAATACGAGAGTTCTCTATTTCCAAACTGGCTTCTCCTTCAGTTGAAGCATTCCGATCTTTTGCTGCTAATTTAGGACTGTTAAATTTTAGCAGCAATTCCAAAATTTTAGATCTTGACTCTAGAATCGAATCTTTAGTTGTTACTTCGGCAATTTCCGGAGAGGGAAAATCTACTGTCGCTCTCAATCTAGCTAGAGCCTCTGCTTCTATGGGCAAACGGGTAGTGTTAGTCGATACTGATTTACGTAATAGCGATTGCCTCACTAAAAGATTGGGATGGGAATCAGAAATAGGCTTAATGAATTTTTTAAACCGGGAAGAGCCAGAACTTGATTTATTGTATTGCCTCAAACAAATGCCCACAGAAGAAAATTTATTTGTTCTTACTTCTGGTTTTGAAAGTCTAGATTCCGAGTCTAATGAAATCGATTCTAGTCGCTTGCTGGCATCGGTACAAATGTATCAATTAATGAAAAAACTGAAAACTAATTTTGACTTAGTAATTTACGATCTCTGTTCTATTATTGGTTTTGCTGATGTTAACCTGCTTGCAGGCAAATCTGATGGAATCATTGTCGTTACTGGTTTGGGTAAAATTAATACTGCAACACTAACTGAAGCTCTTAACCATTTAAAACGCTCTCAGCTAACCGTCTTAGGACTGGCTATTAATGATGTAGCGAACAAAAGTTAA
- a CDS encoding WecB/TagA/CpsF family glycosyltransferase, which yields MEAHWNPPFAEVLHQADLVTPDGKPLVLMLRKLGVFNQNQVAGMDVFLNLCDLAEQTEIKTYFLGSTNDILEKIRCKLDREYPLLKVAGMRAIPFMTLNEILSNRDRALIDEINESGAGIVFVCLGCPKQEIWMSRYQGSIKGVMIGVGAVFSMYAGIKPRAPHWIQQLSLEWLYRLLQEPRRLWHRYGSTIPPFVYLAIRQLFVPSKEKFKRVDSQLCERNMVVDIATLDFSCEQLGEILIRQNVINREELEEALLEQNLHPQLKIGELLVRNRSISLSQLKFYLKNQNIKLGELLIEKKLLNQRSLNRILRSQKNADVRLGEILVKHKAISENQQKELLIEQYTRRKGLFLIESQSNNYNLVDFQVSTSITNDNLAQNTLSSTRTQTKTSISK from the coding sequence ATGGAAGCTCATTGGAATCCCCCTTTTGCCGAAGTGCTACACCAAGCAGATTTGGTTACTCCTGATGGTAAGCCGTTAGTGTTAATGTTACGTAAGCTAGGTGTTTTCAATCAAAATCAAGTAGCGGGAATGGATGTTTTTCTGAATTTGTGTGATTTAGCCGAACAGACAGAAATTAAAACTTATTTTCTTGGTTCTACCAACGATATATTAGAAAAAATCAGGTGTAAATTGGATCGAGAATATCCACTCTTAAAAGTAGCTGGAATGAGAGCAATTCCTTTCATGACACTTAATGAAATCCTAAGTAATCGGGATCGAGCTTTAATAGATGAAATAAATGAAAGCGGTGCGGGAATAGTATTTGTCTGCTTGGGATGTCCTAAACAGGAAATTTGGATGTCACGGTATCAGGGTTCGATTAAAGGAGTGATGATCGGTGTTGGTGCAGTTTTTTCTATGTATGCAGGTATTAAACCTAGAGCACCACATTGGATTCAACAGCTAAGTTTAGAGTGGTTATATCGCTTATTACAAGAGCCGCGCCGCCTTTGGCATCGATATGGTTCTACAATTCCTCCATTTGTTTATTTAGCTATCCGACAACTATTTGTTCCCTCCAAAGAAAAATTTAAGCGAGTAGATTCGCAACTTTGTGAAAGAAACATGGTAGTAGATATTGCGACTCTAGATTTTTCTTGCGAACAGCTTGGTGAAATTTTAATTCGGCAGAACGTTATTAATAGAGAAGAGTTAGAAGAAGCTTTACTAGAACAGAATTTACACCCACAATTGAAAATTGGGGAACTTTTAGTGCGTAACCGTTCGATATCTTTGTCGCAGCTAAAATTTTATCTCAAAAATCAAAATATTAAGCTAGGTGAACTTTTAATAGAGAAAAAACTTCTAAATCAACGCAGTTTAAATCGTATTTTACGCTCACAAAAAAACGCAGACGTTAGATTGGGAGAAATTTTAGTTAAGCATAAAGCTATTTCCGAAAATCAACAAAAAGAGCTTTTAATAGAACAATACACGAGACGTAAAGGTCTGTTTTTAATAGAGAGCCAGTCAAATAATTATAATTTAGTAGATTTTCAAGTATCGACATCTATAACCAATGATAATCTTGCACAAAATACATTATCAAGCACGAGAACACAAACAAAAACATCAATTTCTAAATGA